The Microcystis panniformis FACHB-1757 region AAGAAGGGCGGAGGAGATGATTGTGGCCGGCCGGGTGAGACGGAATGGCAAAATCGTGCAGTTAGGAGAAAAAGCCGACCCCGAAAAAGATCACCTAGAGATAGACGGAAAAAAAATTGAACCGGGCAATCGTCCCCAAAGATTGTATATACTAATCAACAAACCCATTGGTGTGGTTTCTACCTGTAAGGATCCGCAAAACCGGCCGACGGTGATTGACCTTTTGCCCGACTCCCTCGCCAGCGAGACGGGGTTACATCCCGTAGGAAGGTTGGACATTAACACCACTGGGGCTTTACTCCTCACCAACGACGGTCAACTCACCCTCACCCTCACCCATCCCCGTTATCATTTGCCCAAAACCTATCGGGTTTGGCTAGATGGTGCGATTGATAGACTTGCTCTCCAGCGTTGGCGAGAAGGTATCCTCTTAGGGGGAA contains the following coding sequences:
- a CDS encoding pseudouridine synthase — translated: MAERVQKILAQWGIASRRRAEEMIVAGRVRRNGKIVQLGEKADPEKDHLEIDGKKIEPGNRPQRLYILINKPIGVVSTCKDPQNRPTVIDLLPDSLASETGLHPVGRLDINTTGALLLTNDGQLTLTLTHPRYHLPKTYRVWLDGAIDRLALQRWREGILLGGKKTLPAQVEILKQTDQKTLLEVILVEGRNRQIRSVAEELGYHVLKLHRSAIGRIQLNSGNNSPLPLGDYRFLTLDELKYLKNQIN